The following coding sequences are from one Paenibacillus sp. JDR-2 window:
- a CDS encoding carbohydrate ABC transporter permease, with protein MIASIRKKKSAFDYMVYLLMIVIMLLSIAPMLHTLSVSLSAQAKAEAGLVSIFPRDITFQSYVSIFKDAAFFKAAWVSIERVVYTTAGSFLVTLLLAFPLSRDPRQFPLRTPFMWLLIFCMLFSGGLVPFYMIVNDLGLFDKMAALVLPGIVNVYNTILVINFFRSIPKELEESAGIDGANPWQMLFRIFLPLSMPVLATVSLFTIVGTWNEYLNGLLFIRDPGMMPLQTYLQSIFIQIDPSRMTSQEIIEASLVSNKTLNAAKIILSLVPIIAIYPFLQRYFIHGIMMGSVKE; from the coding sequence ATGATCGCCTCAATTCGGAAGAAGAAATCGGCCTTTGATTATATGGTCTATTTGCTCATGATCGTCATCATGCTGTTATCCATAGCGCCGATGCTTCATACGTTATCGGTATCGCTTAGCGCCCAGGCAAAAGCGGAAGCGGGACTCGTATCCATCTTTCCAAGAGATATCACGTTTCAATCCTATGTGAGCATCTTCAAGGATGCCGCATTCTTCAAGGCAGCCTGGGTATCCATTGAACGGGTTGTCTATACAACGGCCGGGAGTTTCCTCGTAACGCTGCTGCTCGCTTTTCCGTTATCGCGGGATCCGAGACAGTTTCCGTTGCGTACCCCATTCATGTGGCTTCTTATTTTCTGCATGTTGTTCAGCGGAGGTCTCGTTCCGTTCTATATGATCGTGAATGATCTGGGATTGTTCGACAAGATGGCCGCGCTCGTATTGCCGGGGATCGTTAACGTCTACAATACCATTCTTGTCATCAACTTCTTCAGGAGCATCCCTAAAGAACTGGAAGAATCAGCCGGTATTGACGGGGCGAACCCTTGGCAAATGCTATTCCGGATTTTTCTGCCCTTATCGATGCCGGTGCTTGCAACCGTTTCCTTGTTTACCATCGTGGGGACTTGGAATGAATATTTGAACGGTTTGCTCTTCATCCGCGATCCCGGAATGATGCCGCTGCAAACGTACCTGCAGTCGATCTTCATTCAGATTGACCCGTCCCGCATGACGAGCCAGGAAATTATCGAAGCAAGCCTTGTATCCAACAAGACGCTGAACGCGGCAAAAATCATTTTGTCTCTCGTTCCGATTATTGCGATTTATCCGTTCCTGCAGCGCTATTTCATTCACGGCATTATGATGGGTTCCGTTAAAGAGTAG
- a CDS encoding response regulator transcription factor, with product MKTLIVDDEHFVRKGLILTVPWKEYGFDIVGEAENGQKALEQLSAQPIDVLITDLTMPKMSGFELMKEVQQQYPHIWIVVLTCHQDFGYVVDAMHAGAIDYLVKTQIEEGKMEEALARIEKRISDGTRHRQQAVVQKASCPELILVPSGANGKPDVIPWPASPTIIPIEQGCFRISDYGFYDVKPLHKFWEEEQLYESWIPVVCESAPEKDFMTTKEWVAQVKESIFYRFRRDLPSPVRFQSAVNRSAKGTEQLEKIDRLFHSLHWIFDTGLFQTWIQLVEETEPNSTYVGDKVGKFLKALSAINGAPAGLDEHKSMMEQRNWHELLQSLMELRLYLQQRNFPEETAIGIYKAILLIHDELSENLNQENVAQRVALSRSYFGQCFRPIAGMSFHELLTEMRIRKAEELLVATNDYIYSVAEQSGFQDEKYFSKVFKQHRHLLPKEYREKYRK from the coding sequence ATGAAGACATTAATCGTAGACGATGAGCATTTTGTGAGAAAAGGACTTATCCTGACGGTCCCATGGAAGGAATACGGCTTTGACATTGTTGGAGAAGCGGAGAATGGGCAAAAAGCGTTGGAACAGCTGTCCGCACAGCCCATTGATGTACTTATTACGGATTTGACCATGCCCAAAATGTCGGGCTTTGAACTAATGAAGGAAGTTCAACAGCAGTATCCCCATATCTGGATTGTCGTGCTTACCTGCCATCAGGATTTCGGGTATGTGGTGGATGCCATGCATGCCGGAGCCATCGATTATCTGGTCAAGACGCAAATTGAAGAAGGCAAGATGGAGGAAGCGCTCGCCAGAATCGAGAAGCGGATCAGCGATGGAACGAGGCACCGTCAGCAGGCGGTTGTTCAGAAGGCTTCATGCCCCGAGCTTATACTTGTGCCGTCGGGAGCAAACGGAAAGCCTGACGTTATTCCTTGGCCGGCCTCCCCTACGATTATTCCGATTGAACAAGGCTGTTTCCGTATATCGGACTATGGTTTTTACGACGTGAAGCCGCTTCATAAGTTTTGGGAGGAAGAACAATTGTACGAAAGCTGGATTCCCGTTGTTTGCGAATCGGCTCCGGAGAAGGATTTTATGACTACCAAGGAGTGGGTTGCGCAGGTGAAGGAAAGCATCTTCTACCGTTTTCGTAGAGATCTTCCTTCCCCCGTGCGATTCCAATCCGCTGTTAACCGGTCTGCGAAAGGGACCGAGCAGCTTGAGAAGATTGACCGGTTGTTTCATTCCTTGCACTGGATATTCGATACGGGCTTGTTTCAAACCTGGATACAGCTCGTTGAAGAAACAGAACCAAATTCAACGTATGTTGGCGATAAAGTGGGCAAGTTCCTGAAAGCGTTGTCGGCTATTAACGGCGCTCCTGCGGGGCTTGACGAGCATAAATCAATGATGGAGCAGCGGAACTGGCATGAGCTGCTGCAAAGCCTGATGGAGCTCCGGCTTTACCTGCAGCAGCGCAATTTCCCGGAAGAGACGGCGATCGGCATCTATAAAGCCATTCTGCTCATCCATGACGAATTGTCGGAGAACTTGAATCAGGAAAATGTCGCGCAAAGAGTAGCCTTAAGCCGAAGCTATTTCGGTCAATGCTTCCGTCCGATTGCAGGCATGTCGTTCCACGAGCTGTTAACGGAAATGCGAATCCGCAAAGCGGAAGAGCTTCTTGTCGCAACCAATGATTACATTTATTCCGTCGCCGAGCAGTCCGGCTTTCAGGACGAGAAATATTTCAGCAAGGTATTCAAGCAGCATCGGCATTTGCTGCCAAAGGAATACCGGGAGAAGTACCGCAAATGA
- a CDS encoding ABC transporter permease, translating into MQLSKNSYHYLLMLIPGLALLALFSIAPMFGIIMAFQHFNPGKGMWHSPLVGFENFSYMFHNQASWQAIRNTLIISISKMVTGLIVPVVFALFLNEVRQMFFKRVVQTIVYLPHFLSWVIIAGIIKDILGSNGLINVILGHLGVHDPILFLGSNTWFRPILVVTDVWKEFGFSAIVYLAALTNINPSLYEAADIDGATRMQKIRYISLPGITTTVILLATLSLQGVLNAGFDQVFNLYNPVVEPTGDIIDTYVYRIGFEQVNYELGTAVGLFKSVISLLLIATAYKLASKFAGYRIF; encoded by the coding sequence ATGCAATTATCCAAAAACAGCTATCACTATTTGCTCATGCTGATTCCCGGTCTGGCTTTGCTCGCTTTATTCAGCATTGCGCCGATGTTCGGCATAATTATGGCGTTTCAACATTTTAATCCGGGTAAAGGGATGTGGCATTCTCCTTTAGTCGGGTTTGAGAACTTCAGCTATATGTTCCATAACCAGGCAAGCTGGCAAGCGATTCGCAACACCTTGATTATATCCATTTCCAAGATGGTAACGGGCCTTATCGTTCCTGTCGTTTTCGCTCTCTTCCTGAACGAAGTGAGACAAATGTTCTTCAAGCGAGTGGTTCAGACGATCGTTTATCTTCCGCATTTTTTATCCTGGGTTATTATCGCGGGGATCATTAAAGATATTTTGGGTTCCAACGGATTAATTAATGTGATTCTCGGTCATCTTGGCGTGCACGATCCCATTCTGTTCCTTGGCAGCAATACATGGTTCCGTCCGATTCTCGTCGTGACCGACGTATGGAAAGAGTTCGGCTTCTCGGCGATCGTCTATCTGGCTGCGTTAACGAATATTAATCCGTCTCTCTACGAAGCCGCGGATATCGATGGGGCTACCCGCATGCAGAAAATCAGGTATATCAGTCTTCCGGGCATTACGACAACCGTCATTCTGCTCGCGACATTAAGCCTTCAAGGCGTTCTGAATGCCGGATTTGACCAAGTATTCAACTTGTATAACCCGGTTGTAGAGCCTACAGGCGATATCATCGATACTTACGTCTACCGCATCGGCTTTGAACAGGTCAATTACGAATTAGGTACTGCGGTAGGTTTATTTAAGTCGGTCATCAGCTTGCTCTTAATTGCTACGGCATACAAACTGGCATCGAAATTTGCGGGCTATCGCATCTTTTAG